Within Haematobia irritans isolate KBUSLIRL chromosome 2, ASM5000362v1, whole genome shotgun sequence, the genomic segment TTCTATCCATCCAcacattttttgtaatgcaaatttactgatttgtacggtaattctcgttttcaaaaaaaaaaattgaatcacttgagtgcgcaattgagtggaatgactgcgcactgcaaataaacaaaaccatggtgaattgtcaaacgatgtctttatattttcttggtctatggtctaacattctaggaaacataaaatgatctccgtaattggaagttgcttttAATTTACAGTCATACCATacgaagagaagttcaccaatgtggtatcacaatggactgaatagtctaagtgagcctgaaatatcgggctgccacctaacctaaccagattgatcgaatgaataacgcaatggaaactaatttccgtaaaaacttgtttagttacaaaaatgtgaactgttataacaaatttagtttagccggaatcggagtcgagcaacattttccgactccagcaaaatcttcaaaaccTAAACACAACCAAAATAATTTAAGtacaatttgaagaaataaaaattaatttaaaaatatttttttttttcatttatctttcagatgttgcaaaatttagaaCAACACCCGACTGCGGCACAAAGCTTTTATCAAACGTATTTTACAGATATtttaatgcaaattttttctGTCGTAACTGATACTTCGCATACAGCTGGACTTGGGaaccatgccataattttaGCGTACATGTTCTCGTTAGTTGAAAACAACAAGATCACGGTAAACCTTGGTCCCATACCCGATAACACGATATTCATACAAGAGTATGTAGCGTCACTGCTTAAATCAGCGTTCAGTCATTTGACAGATAACCAAATTAAGGTATTTGTTACTGGCCTTTTCAATTTAGACGAAAATGTTCAAGCATTTAAGGAGCACTTACGAGATTTTTTGATTCAAATCAGGGTAAGTCTTACTTCAtgataatatttaataattctaaaatataaaaaattaacaaacagTCTGTGAAAATCAAAATCGGCATGAAACGAAGGTTTGTTTAGAGTtaaactaaagggtggttaaaatttcaagggccgatgatgattttgaataaaacacaaactatttaggaaattattgtaattttattttattatgatatattggtattactcaattacgtatggaacaaaatatcggccaaatgggcgccgcgacctcggtggcacaccttcatccgatggtccaaattttcgatgacgctgaggcataatggaggttctatgccgttaatgtgccgaattatctcatcctttagctgttgaattgttgctggcttatcgacgtacaacttttctttcaaataaccccaaagaaaaaagtccaacggtgtcaaatcacgtgatcttggcggccaattgacatcaccattacgtgagataacgcggccattgaatttgttgcgcaaaagagccattgtttcgttagctgtgtggcaagtggcaccgtcctgctgaaaccacatatcgtccacatccatatctttcaattcgggccataaaaagatcGTTatgatctcacgatagcgagcacattcacagtaactgcctgaccggcctcattttggaaaaaatacggcccgatgatgccgccaccccataaaccgcaccaaacagtcactctttgtgggtgcattggtttttcgacaatcactcttggattctcattcgcccaaatgcggcaattctgtttattgacgaatccactgaggtgaaaatgtgcctcatcactgaagatgattttcttcgaaaattgatcatccactgttgccatttcttggaaccattctgcccattcacgatgtccatggttcaaattgagtaagtctgaaatagagaaatgtcaaataaaattcggaaaaaacttggcgtttaggtgtggttcgcattcaacatcggcccttacaatttaaccaccctttaaattaacttttgatcAAAAAAACCTTGATCTTTGCCATAAACCCCTCCTTTTTGATTTTCTGTCCGACAACGAAACAATAGTGATTTGAGAGACTTGTAGATAAAACAATGAGTGATATTTAACGATTGTTCGTCTCGCGGCGAACGAAATTGgtttttgtatgaattaaataaaactaatttatttcACATTTTACTCAACGTTTCGTTGGTTCTTTCCAACttcatctgattttttttttgaaaatcctaaagacaaaatttcacatttttacTTTTACATTTCTACTTGCAATTTGTTTTACACAttcttattaattaaaataaaactggaCATCAcgacatatattttaataagaagtaataataataagtaaAAGTATTGCAACGAAACCCCTTATACTACTATCACAGAACTGAACACTTTAAAATATTGCAACTGAATAATGTAGCTTTGTGTTTATagatgtttttattctctcttgtATCTGTCATTTGAGGTATGTGTCGTACACTGTAAAAAGTTTTATCTCGTTCTTGAGGAGATTGTGGTTTTTCTTTTTCCAATACAGTTTCCATTAACGATTTTATTATTCTTCGACAAAATATCTGTAACTTTTTGTAtattagagctcgaccgaatcaTCGGCTTCGGCCAAATATCGATAACAttagaaaatgtacatttgatgagaggtgacttttcttatgtattttgatctgctgaattcgaaaaaaagttTCCGGTGGACATTATCAAAAGGAACTTAATCGCTAGCGgtcatttttaaatttccattttttagtcGGTTATAGTCCAATGGTACAGAATTGTTTCCAATATCAATATCCCTAAACTGAAATAAGGATTTCCTGTTATTAATACAATCTAATGTTAGGACTTCGTCTTTCATTAAAGCCGAGAGAAGGTTCGAAATGTCGTAAAAGCAGATACCTTTGAATATATCATACATGATGTCAAAATAGAAGTTTTGTGTAACATGAAAGTTTAGGGCAGAATCGAATGCAGACATCGTTTTAATTCCAGTCTCActagaattatttttaattgcatatcTCGTGTATAGTTTTGTGGATTCCTTAACCCTTTGACGACGAATGggacatacacccagagaaatttgttagtagggacagcagaaaagtctgctaaaacagcagaaagtctgtttgctgaaattttaagCTCGTCTACACTAAAACAACTAAAAAATGTTAACTATCTCAacataataaaaacaatattttatgaatatctatagtatttgaaaaaaaaactgaatatttatcgaatcgagatataacagcaaacaaaatgtttgatgATCGTAttcaggagcttgtaagtatattacagtgcaaaaatataccaaaaaatacttttggttctttgggaaaaatttcattattttttgttttcattaatttttttcattaaataaatttcaagtaTTGCCTGACTATAAccgtttaaattaattaatactgtTACATACTTTTTCCAATATAGGAGCGACACTTATGGGACATATGTGCCCCATTCGTCCTCGAGGATAAAAAAGGGtggaaattacattttgtttattttttaattaatttatttttactaacaaAAATCGTTACGAATTCATAGAAATACATCAATTCATTCagcaatattaaaattaatcaaaacaaattatgaatggtaaattttcaaaacactCCTTTGGGAAGTGGAACAAATTGGTTCCGGTAGCcactagaaattgtattttttgtattttcctaCTTATTTTTGGTGCAAACTACAAATCGTTTTTTAATCTTCCTTCAATTCTCATTAAGTAATATCCAGCTTTATCTTTAGAATTTGTAAGCTTTGAACATTACGCTGTTTCACGTGGTGCAGAACAGCGGGCAACTGAAAACGGAGCTTTAAAAGCGTAATCGAagatattttttcacaattcaGTTTGCCatataataatatatgaaaCAACTGAAAAaagacgaaaataaaattttattttggatttcCGATCAAGTTCGTCGTGGGTTATCTGATATAGGATGTACCTTTTTTGTCCATTATGTTAACATCTTACATTCCTTTGTTATACTGCGATACTATTTGTGGACAGTTTTCCGTAAGCTTATTGGCACAACCAGCAACACCTCGTTTAACCACAACGTTTTCAAGTCAATCTATAAAATTGGACCAAACATAAGTGATATCCATTTCACAATACACTCTATTGATTGCTTTACCTTTGAGGACGAATGCGACATAACAGGttgtctgataagtccccggtctgacacatagatggcgtcgctagtattaaatgcatattatgtttatatagtaccaaccttcaaatgattcgtgtcaaaatttgacgtctgtaagtcaattagtttgtgaaatagagcgtcttttgtgaagcaacttttgttattgtgaaaaaatggaaaaaaaggaatttcgtgttttgataaaatactgttttctgaagggaataaatacggtggaagcaaaaactttgcttgataatgagtttccggaatctgccccagggaaatcaacaataattgattggtatgcaaaattcaagcgtggtgaaatgagcaccgaggacggtggacgcccgaaagaggtggttaccgacgaaaacatcaaaaatatccacaaaatgattttgaatgaccgtaaaatgaagttgatcgaggctTCTGCtatgccttaaagatatcaaaggaacgtgttggtcatatcattcatcaatatttggatatgcggaagctctgtgcaaaatgggtgccgcgcgagctcacatttgaccaaaaacaacaacgtgttgatgattctgagcggtgtttgcagctgttaactcgtaatacacccgagtttttcggtcgatatgtgacaatggatgaaacatggctccatcactacactcctgagtccaatcgactgtcggctgagtggacagcgaccggtgaaccgtctccgaagcgtggaaagactcgaaagtccgctggcaaagcaatgacctctgtttcttgggatgcgcatggaatattttttatcgattatcttgagaagggaaaaaccatcaacagtgactattatatggcgttattggagcgtttgaaggtcgaaatcgcgacaaaacggtcccatatgaagaagaaaaaagtgttgttccaccaagacaacgcaccgtaccacaagtcattgagaacgatggcaaaaattcattcgaattgcttccgtattctccagatctggttcCCAgccactttttcttgttctcagaactcaaaaggatgctcgcagggacaaaatttggctgcaatgaagaggtaatcgccgaaaatgaggcctattttgaggaaaaacagaaggagtactaccaaaatgatatcaaaaaattggaaggtcgttataatcgttgtatcgctcttgaagggaactatgttgaataataaaaacgaattttgacaaaaaaaatgtgtttttcttcgttagaccggggacttatcagccaacctgttatatgtcccatgaaatttctcatagaatgaaatattgtttttttacattttggcgaTACTTTACTTAGTAAATAGGTATATTTTGAATATGAATCCACAAGGAAAACTTACTTTTATCGAGCGGTTAATTCTTCGTCGTCAAAGGGTTAAAGAATCTAAATATTCAGTTGAATCAtattgcatttaattttttgttcttgtaCAAACTCTACAAAATCCTTTCGCATTAAAGGATTGCGCAAATCCCATGACCATTTAAGGCGAGATAATCTCCGACAAAATGCCTAATATGAACCGAATATTTttaacttaggttaggttgtagaggatgacatcaattttgTGTTGAATTGGTGTCCTTTTAGATCAATATGGGttcattgtgattcctcgatgtgATCTTTCCATCTTCTTCCTTCCTATGCGGTCCCCTTTGGAATATCCCAGCACTTTCACCTGTCcgttttcttttaaagaaatcttAGAACCAACCAGAGGCCTGATGAATgtaagtatgttccttaagttgcactcccgcagatcagtgagagcctgaaagaaaacggagcccactgtttcttctaaaggataatgctggacactgacacaggaagtggtacgagccTTCCCTTCCGGGttcaggcaccatctacagatattatcatctttaaggcctattcttaccatgtgtttcccaagcgTGTTATGTTCTGTTATGATGCCAATCAATGGCCGCaattcctctctgttcatcgacattAAAATTTCGCAGTTCCTACGGTTCTTTTCGTCCTATAtcacttggtttgctcgcaaccatccgaagagacccagcgtcttcgccataattcatcatatttgacctctatcccgtaatgataagaagatagtaGAGGGAAAACGTCGCTCCACAAGCACCCttcttagccagcacatccgcttcctcATTTCCTTTTATCCCAcagtgcccaggtacccagcatagagttatattatgctgttcaatgagaaccttgagttctctacgacagcggctgactactttAGACCTTATGCCAGCACTGCACAATGCTGCTTGAGTGTCGATGTAGAAGCTGATATCAATTCTGAACAACGGCCTTATCAACAGCAACTCAGCAgcctttgtgatcgcagaaatctcaTCCTgaaacacgcagagaaggaatatgatctcctcaaacatgttttaagagcgttCCTCCAAAGCGGCAGCGGCTGTGGTCCTCACAGCCCCTGTCATATAAATAAGTGCAGTCCTATTTATTCTCGAGATATGATTTTGGTGTTTCACGATTGCCCACCAAACATGACAACCATATGTCAATCCTACGGCGGCGGATTCTTTGTACCGGATTTACCCGATGGATCCCACccattggccagcggctgccacatcagtgtacgtgttgtttcgtccgtatttttgtgttggagaaggtgcatcccggggagccttctccgtttgctgttggtccgagccgggataaaGGAAAACCCCGGGCCATGGTACtgttcagtctgccgaaacctgatccaccaccgttcggtttcggtgaggtgtaaccggtgcttggagtgggtgcacttccggaactgctccggcctaacatcgctgcgggagtatagtcgtACTGACTACGTGGCTGGATGCTGTGCCAAcgacagcagcagtgggtcgtcAGACTATCCGACCCCCCCGACATCTCCcgtacaacaatattctccgccgcagcatcttacacccaATATTGTTCCAGTTCCAGACAGTGCGTCGTTTttacaatttaattgcaacgggcacCGAGGTAGGATTAGTGAAATcgtggactttatgaatcggaaaaagataagggtcgcggcgatccaggaaactAAGTCGAattccacctgcagcctacgccattgtgatggatacaTTGTGCTACGAAAGGACCGCACAAGAAGTGGAgttggtggcctggctttcatattacaccgttccgtgcagtatagacttatcccgcttgtgccagacactagtgacccgTATATGGAATGTGGGGGTAGCGTCAagtctggggctgccgagatagaactgtacaatgtgtatataccgcctcttggtagctgtgctccagatTATAGCCCGAACATTGAGTAGCtgttgtgcgggcataaccgattggttctaggagactttaatgcccaccacgaactttggctttctctcctaggtaatgaccagaggggcatagctttggcagagcagatagacgactacacattttgcacggtgaacgaagaggcctcacgagaattatgggtgattgcagcagttcgccagatttatctttagcgtCACCCGGTCTGCTAAATGACgtatcctggcaacccgtcatttcactgGCATCAgatcacctccccataattttcaccattaaccgacccttcgatttcataacctctgaacgccagaCGTTTATTAactaaaagaaagccaactgggaaggtttcaaagaatacacagatcgcctcttcagtgagctcccgtccccctcccatgttcatgttgcccagagggcgttccgggacatcatcaacgcagcagccgctcgcttcattccagctggtcgaattgcccaagtgaggcctaacttcccagccgaagcggcgggactcgcagacgagcgtgatgaacgccgtcatgctaaccctgctgattctagaatcagggaactgaatctagagattagcaagataatcgacgagcacaagcggaacacttggttagagcacctgaagcaatgtaacttagcacAGGGacaggtaaattgtggtcaacagcgagagccctctcgaaccccaccacaagggatgatgggatcgcTGATCTGAAGAGATGCACCAGAtttttcaaccgacagtttgtcgagcatcccgagagtgatagagcgaaaaggagagccactcgtcgtAAACGAGGTCTCCCAGCCGATTACTAATGTCATCAACAtcgcgaaaccatccaaggcgcgggggccccgacggaatttcaatgctaatgctgaagcatctgggaatactcattatacccgatgtctggaagatgggtagggtgattccactactgaagccaagCAAAGactcgagtaaaggtgaatcgtacagaccgatatcccttctctcgcccgtagccaagacacttgaggcactactcctccccagccttgtggagaattttccagctgcccaccatcaacatggattccgtaaggtacacagtacgacgacagccttacatgccatttcgacacatatcaataggggaATTAATCAGCCCAaaccgtgtcataggacggtcctcgtggcgcttgacctaggttaggttaggttaggttatgtggcagcccgatgtatcaggctcacttagactattcagtccattgtgataccacagtggtgaacttctctcttatcactgagtgctgcccgattccatgttaagctcaatgacaagggacctcctttttatagccgagtccgaacggcgttccacattgcagtgaaaccacttagagaagctttgaaaccctcagaaatgtcaccagcattactgaggtgggataatccaccgctgaaatactttttggtgtttggtcgtagcaggaatcgaacccacgacattgtgtatgcaaggcgggcatgctaaccattacaccacggtggcgcttgacctatcgaaagcgttcgatacggtcaaccatgctacattattcgaggacatcgagaacacgtccctaccgACAGGAACGAAACGTTGgtttctgaattatatgtgtggacgccagtcgtacgtggaattcagggacaagaagtcaaaaccccgtagagttaaacagggagttccccagggcggggtgatatctccggcactgtttaacctctacctatcctcgattccaccccctcctgacggcgtcgagattgtgtcttatgtggacgattgcacaatcatggcatccgggcccattgtagatgacatttgcgatcgattaaatgtctacctcgctgatcttaccagttatttcactgcaagaaatttgaggatatctcccaccaaatcctcagccacactattcactacatagacggcggaagtacgcaggcagttgaatgtcagagtcgatggcgaaacaattccgacaacaaattaccccaagattctcggggtcacattcgacagcctttataagtcgtccgcccatgcaagtgcaatttgtgataagctccgcggtagaaacaaggtcctcaagtcgcttgccggcagcacttggggtgcggacaaagaaaccttgttaactacatataaggcaattggccggtcagtggtaaactatgcagcgccagtgtggacacctcaaacgagtgatacgcagtggaataacatacagacctatcagaacgctgcccttacaaccgcaacaggatgtctccgcagtacacccctggatcgcctttatgcggagaccaagatcatcccagtgcgtcgacacaactacatgttgtcaaagcagtacctcttgggttgccatcgaagttgtcatctgaatcaccatcttgtggatagacaacctccacccaggaatgtaagggttgatcttcaccttctagagcccgagatccagcgttacaaaaagagagcctctagatcaggtagCATACCAGACCAATTTCTGGCAAGAGTATAATGCGGCATAAGCCCTCTTTATGCGATCCGCAGTATTCTCTATCCAGTTCAGTTTGCAATCCAAAAGAACTCCCAAATACCTTTCTAATTTCGAGAGGCTCAACTTCGTGCCCTGGAATTCAGGAGACTTGCAACCGATAACCTTTCTCCTCCTGGTGAAAAGTACTAGCTCTGTCTTTCCAGGGTTCACCCCTAATCCATATCCTCGAGTCCACTCGAAAGATACTACAAAGACTCGCTCAGCACATCCGAAATAGAATCCAAGAATTTTCCCGATACTAGTCATCCACGTACGCCACCAAATTGATGCCCTTACTGGTCAGCCCAATTAAAACCTCGTTCACCACCAATAGCCACAGCAAAGGTTATATTAACCCTCCCTGTGGCAATTCCCTAGTGGTCTAGCCCTCCTTGTGGAGTTCGCCAGCTCTACCATCATGTCCCTACTTAGCAACATCAAATCTATCCACTTTATAACGAATTCCTCGACACTATTCTTCTCTAATGCCAGTACTACTCTATCAATTCTGGTATAATTAAAAGCACCTTCAATGTCCAGAAACGCCGCCAATGTCATAGATCTTTCTATGTGATGCATCACTGTCTGCAAGGCAGATTCTACAGATCTCCCCTTGAGGTAGACATGCTGAAAGATTGATAGTTTCATGCCTAGCTGATTCCTTATATGATCGTCCAGTATCCTCTCCATCTCTTTAGCAAGAAGGATGATAAGCTTATTGGTCTAAAATCCTTCGCCGATCCATGTGATATCTTCCCCGCTTTCGGAATGAAGATTACCTTGACCTTCCGCCGGGCCTTTGAGGCCCTCATCAACTCCACAAAGGATTCACCCAAGAGATCGAAAGGCTCCTGAAGCATACATGGCTATACCGTCCAAGCCTGGAGATTTATATTAACTATCAATCGCCCATTTAACGCTCTCCATGGTCACAGTTTAGTGGGGGAATAAATTCCCACTAAATTTATATGGGGTTTTGATGGGGGTGAATTCTTAGGTCGGTATAGACCTTCTAATTTTTCACTATAAATTTGAGGTCGACTTTGACCTTTAGAAATGTCATTTATGTCCGTACGATTTTTACCACGCTTTGCATTTCAAGATTTATATGGGCCGAAACTGTCAAGCGCCCATTTAACGCTCTCCATGGTCATAGTTTAGTGGGGGAATAAATTCCCACTAAATTTATATGGGGTTTTGATGGGGGTGAATTCTTAGGTCGGTATAGACCTTCTAATTTTTCACTGTAAATTTGAGGTCGACTTTGACCTTTAGAAATGTCATTTATGTCCGTCCGATTTTTACCACACTTTGCCTTTCAAATATATAAATCCTTTTATGTTTTGTTGGTTTTGCATTtaataagttttatttcttaattcactatATATGTACACTTTAATTTGTTGGATTTTGTATGTTTTATTTCAGTTTAATGCACTTTAATATATTTAGTTCACAATAGAAATATGTTGTTGTAAATTGATGtctatttatttcatttcttttgtttGATCGTTATGTTTGTTTAATGTTGGATTACAATGACGCGACCGGTATAAGGTGTTGACGACTACTGACTTCTTGCTTCCCTTTATGTTGATCAAGGGCAAAGCAAagaagaaatgatattttgcaacaacaacaattgcaaCATTCACTGTCTACACTGTAGATGACGTtgagtgttgttattgttgttgttgtttataacagTTAATCTAATAaggaatgaaaataaaaacaaatatcaaaCATTAAATGAAAACGAATCAAGGGATAATTTAGGCGAATAATGAAAAATGATCgtgtatgaaaaaaaatcaaattacactaggcaacaaaattaaagaaattgatgaaatgaaaaaatcaatattaaataaaaattgaacgataataaaatgaataataaaagtatttatttttggtttaatgttGTTCGACATTAAACATGCCGGCCTCTCGGTGGTG encodes:
- the emb gene encoding exportin-1 emb, producing MLQNLEQHPTAAQSFYQTYFTDILMQIFSVVTDTSHTAGLGNHAIILAYMFSLVENNKITVNLGPIPDNTIFIQEYVASLLKSAFSHLTDNQIKVFVTGLFNLDENVQAFKEHLRDFLIQIREVTGEDDSDLYLEEREAALREAQENKMLMQRNIPGMLNPHELPEDMQDE